TATTTGCAACCATAGCCCTTCATCCATTGacaaattattaatacatatcTGATCCTACTTCAAAAACAGTCGCCTGCAATGCCCTCGATGCTGCTGTTGTAGATTTGTTACTTCACTACTAATAACTTCACATATTAAGTCTTTGAAGATCAACCTCTCCACATCTAGAGCTATCCATGGAAATTCGCTCTTGAATTCTGTCCAGTCCATTGATCCAAGCATCAAATCTCCGCATACGATGCTGTTGAGATTTTTATCCTCTATATTTGATGTAGTTTGCATTTTATCTATATCTGAACATAAATCCCTTACCACCTGCTGTCTTTTTTGTCTTGTATCCTCCACTGTACTCGGTAAGATCCACTGCTTGTAAGAGCCTTTCTTCACTGATTTTATGATTAGAATTTCATTAATTGCATCAAATATTAGCAGCCTATGGTTCTTCTCGATGGGGTCCAGCTGGCTGACCTTTCTGCTGTTGTGTTTTCTATTTAGAAGCCAAATGCTTGCTCTGATCTGTTCTAGGGCAGGGAACAAGTTAGGGTTGATTAGATGTCCTGATGGATGAAGCTGGCAGGCCATGAAGCTGGAGTCAAGTTTGCTGAGGAGGCCTGATGCCAACATTACTTCTGCAATGTATTCATGGTCTGGATTTGGAATAATTTCATTTGTAATGGCGCACTCATCGATAGAATCTAAATTCATGAATTTCTGGACCAAGTGCTGGATGTTTTCTGCTTTCCTGCTGTCTGTCTTGAACCTTGGACTGGTTTCTCTGCAGGTGGGCAAGTGATTTAGACCTATGGAACTCCAGTCTGCATCATTAGGGGTAAGACCCTCATCACCTGTTATAGAAAATTGTGAACTCAATAATTAACTGGACAAGCCTTCTGTAACAAATAGTACCTTCCtcaaatttcttgtttcatATAGATTCTATCCTTACGCAATGTTTAAATTGTTACATTATGGTTCCTACATGTATTATGTGATTACTAGTAAGTATGAGTTAATTTACTGGTTCTTTTGGTggatatatagtttttaaagctTTCATGCTGGTCATGGATAAACTTTACTAAAGTTTCTTAATGAATTTTCTTGACTTTCTAAACTTGGAGTGCGCAATACAGATTTGGCATAACATCCCCATTGATCCTTGAGGGGACTATTACTTTGAGTGCAGCAGGTTGTTAATCTCGTaatagattttgaaaaattgaaggtGGAAGATGGTGAACAATTATGTAGTATTCATAGAGTATCATGATTATTGGCAACAGCATCAGGTTGCTTGGAAATGCATTCTCATCCAAGAGGATTCTAAAGAAAGTTATTATCACTTCCTAAAAAATGAGTCTAAAGTTTCATCCTTTGAAGATTAAAAGACTTGTTTACGATATCTTCATTAGCAAGCAGAGAAGATTAAGCTAACAAGAAGAAGTTACTGGGGGTGCTTTTCAAACCAAGAACAAAGAAAAGACTGATTTAGGTGTAAGAGCTGAAACTTTGGTGGCAAAAGAGAGAAGTAGAGGAAAGACAGGGAAAGAAGTAAAGATGGTGGAAAAAGTAATTATCCACCATGCTCAACACTATAAGAAAACAACTCTTTTGGAAATTTACTGTTGGTAAAGAGCTAACATTCAGTTTAGATCATGCAAGCAAATGGAGCATATCGAACAACAATGTGGTGCATAAACTCAGATTGCTGAAAACGGTCAGCTACTAGAGGGGCATATGCCTGCTGCAACATGTTATGCAAGCATCAACAACCACAGactccattagtttgataaacAGTGGTTGCATATATAACATGGTTTCTGATGAAGACATATTTGAGGTTCTTAATAGAAcctaaacttcaaaaatcaaaattggcCATGGAGATTTTATAGAGGACAACTTACTTGACAGAAGAAACACATGTGGAGAAACCTAAAGTTTTGCTTTGAAAGGCAAAGAAGATAAGGTTTACCAAGCCAAGAAGCCCTTGTATGGGATGAAGCAGGCGCTTAGAAGACTAGCGTGATAGAATTGACAAATGCTTGGTGTAAGAAATCTAAAAATGAGGATATGttgattctttttttatatttggatgATTTACTTGTATTAGAGCAGCCTAATCTTGGTGtaagaaataaagaagatgtTTTAGATGACATATTTCTTTGGATAGAAATTCTTCAATCTTAGTTTGGTATTTTAATTGGGCTGCAAAAGTACTCAATAGAAGTGCTAAAGAAGCATTATATGGAGAGTGAGCAAACCAATGCTCAAGGTGGAAAACTTGGCAAAGATGTTTTCAACAAATTTGGTGCAAGACTTATAGAAGCTTGGTTGATTGTCTGTTGTATCTGACAGCAACAAGGCTTAACATTATATATGCTATTAGTTTCATCCCTAGATTCATGCATTGTGGAAGTGTGATGCACTTTTAAGTTAAGAGGGTGCTTAGGCATGTCAAAGGCTTAGATGCTTTGAATGAAAACTTACTGAGCATGAACTTGTAAGCTTTCCTGCTCCCTCTCCTAGTTTAAATGTAcatttttgtgttttgggtTGATTTaagatcaaaatataatttgttttcatgATGAAATGATTATAGAACCCATTTTAATTTGAAGTTTCAGTTGAGCACAATTAATGCATAAAGGATACATGAATTTTACCTTCAAAAGCTTTTGATGTTTTCTTCACAGGAGACGGTGATTCATCTCCGTAAAATGCGGCATCTAGAACAGAGACAGGACTAGGCTGTTCCGGGGCAGTTCTTGGAGGTTCTGCTTTTGGATCACCTTCAATTAACCTTGCTGCTGGATTCTGAATGACAGAATTTTAAGCTGGTTTAGAAGATTATCAAAAtagtatatgaatgaaatgaagGAAGAAGGTTTACTTTCTGCTTCTTTTCCTGTTCTTGGGAGAATGTACCCTCTATCTTGCCATAACTTTGAGCACTTGTGACTTCAGTGTCACCATAGGAGGTCATGCTCATATTGCTCTCAGATTGCATCGATCTATCATCTCCTTGGTGATTCAAATCTCTCATATCACTACTGATATCACTCAATTGGTCATCACTTTGCCTCAAATTGTGAGATCTATGCCTGGGCTTCCGATGTGGCAAGCCTGATTCTGCTTGTAGGCTGCTTGATTGCCTTCTGCTTTTTCTCTGGTCTGATGCTGGACCAGTGCGACGAGACTGTTTTTCCATTTCAAGCTTCTTCTGGTGCAGTTTAAGGCATGTGGTCTCTGAGCTTACTGCAATGTTAGTATTTTCTTGAGCAGTAGGTGATGGCTCTTTTGAAATTTGGTTGTCTCTTAGAGTTCTGGCAGTATTTTTATCCCTTGAATGGAGTCGACTGGAAGGATCCTTAGGAGTTTTAGGTTTCGGAATTGAATCTTTATATGATTGCTTGTCAGCCTTTTCACTTCTGGTATTTGCATGGCTGCTAGTGCGAAGCCTTCTTAAACTGCCAGTTGCAACTACTGTTGAAGTAGAATTGCCGCCATTTTCCataactttttcttcttttataatcTTGATTGGCAATTTAAGGCATGTTGGAGAACTAGTTTCCTTGATCGTGGCTGAAACTGCATTTTTACTATGTAGCTTTCTCAAATTTGGTGCTTCTGAGCTGTGGCCAAGGATGCTGCTTGTGTGAGATATCAAACTTGAAGCTTGCTCTTCTTTTCTGGTATCTGACATCTGCTTAGACATCTGCATTTGTTTAGGTGTTTGTTTAAGGGCTCTAGTATCTTTTCCCGACTTCATGAACTCAAGTGCTGCCAAACTTTTCTCGATTTCACCGTAAACAGTTAGAAAGGAGTTTGGGGCTTTCATTGGAGTTTCTTGACTCTTCAAAGCTCCCTTGTTTCCATCAAGCTGCCTCCATGGGGCAGATTCAATTGGGCATCTAGTTGCAACAGGTTTCTTTGACTCTACATTTGTCATGCGATTGCGGGGTGACCTTGGTTCCTTTCCTGAATTTCTTGAACAACCAGAAatcaaacttttctttttctcattaaTTCTTGATGAGGGTGAGGCGGGATTGCTTTTTAAATCTTGACAGGTTTTGATATCTCGACTTCGATTCCCATTGGTTAGCATGGGATTTAGCAATGCTTCCACCCCCATCAACTTGGCTACAACACTAGATGGTCCTTTGTAGCTTCCAGGTTCTTGCTCTTGGTTtcttatatcatttgatttcaTTCTACTTCTGTTTATCTCTCCTAGAAGAAAATCCGAATTCATACAATCGACGGAACCCTTTATGGAGCTTTCCCTACTATCTAGTGATAGCCTTGGGAGATCTTTGGGCTTAATTTTATGTGCATCTTTTGCCCCCCTCCCATCATAAGAGAGCCGAGGAGCATCCTGTCGTGCAAAAGTGAGAGAACCATCCTCGCATTCATTGTACATTTTAGGAGTCCCTTTAAGCTTAAGAAGGGCATGACTTGATTCATTGAGACTGGTGTTCCTCGTCTTTGAAGGTTTTGGTGACTGCAAAGGCCTTGGGGAATCTATATGCTTCAAGGTTTGGTGCTGCCCCGCTTCCAATTTTGTTGCAGTTTTAATCGATAATCCACAGGCTTCTCTGTAGATTGAATCTTTAACCACATCTCGGAGGTTAAGGGAGTTTTGGCTTGATTGCAAAGAAGCATTTGATCGATGACTGGATATTTCCTTCCTCGGGGTTTCGTGGAAGGCAATTTGGCTTGATGAAGATCGGTCTACTAGAGATTCTTTGCTGCAGTCAGCAGGTGAGAAACTGGATGAACAAGAGGAAGAAGACAACGAGGTTCGGGGTGATTCAAAGGAGTATCTTTGTTTCTCCTTCACAGTCTTCTTCAGATTATTTCCCTGCAGGTGCAATGTAAGTTACattaaccttaattatttttgtcaATTCCCCCATAGGCCTAAATGACCCATATTATTTCTTACTTTTATCTTGTCTGAACCAATCTTGGCTTCTGTTCCATGCTTGCCATTTTGACCTAGTCAAACACTGAATGTCAGCCATAGAAGGAAGAAATCTGGATGGTTTTAGacattaaaaggttaaaaattacAAGCACATTATTGAAACAACAAATTCTGGTTACTGCATAGAAAGTGTTCCAACTCCTATCTAATCCACTATGTTAGTGTTTTCAAATTGGAGTTAAAACATGTTTCTGAAATTAGCAGAACCTGGAAACCTCTTAAAACTCACAAGTTCTCTAGGCCTAAAATCCGTGTTACGTCTAACGCATATTCAAACATAACTATGAGGTATAGAATCttctaaatatatgaaaagacataaaaagaaattaaagatacGCACTCACCCTTGAGTCAAGTAACATAGCCTAAAACACTCATGATGGAAATTCAGAAACATCAACCTGAGGGtgatctttctttacaacctTGAACACTCTTGAaaaaaaggtaaagataattaaaagtACCTGAGGGAAGCCTTTTGCGGTTTGGACCGGCAATGCGCCGGTTACCATAGAAATGGTGGCAATCAAAGAGCTGGAATAGTCCATTCATGCACCCAATCTGCTTCTGCAAATCTGGGTTTTTATCTGATAAAGAATACATAAACTTTGATGACATCCTAAACTTTTAGCAGATCCAAACCTGAACTTTCTTAGCTTCCAAACAAAACTTCTGGGTACTTTCAACGTCTCTTTACAAGGTTAACATGCCACATGCATTGCCAAAAACCTTATAAAGGGTTCTTTTCCAAGTATGCTCTAGCTACTTAAACATCCTAGGATTCTGAAACCTCgtaaaggatttttttttccaCCCCTGCAACTAggatatttctttcttttggaaCTGTGTGTGAGGTTTCAGAGAATTATGTTAGTAAATAACAGAGAAGACTGAAAGGGACAAATTTAAAGATACAAAGAGAGATTGGTATAGCCCCACATTACCATTCTTTGCATTTGCAATGAGATTAAAAACGTTTTCTTCGGGGCTTCCCTGAACAAGGCAGACAACAACCCAAAGGGTCCCCAGTGACCACCTTCTATGGACTTAGCTAACCTATCAAACACCGCAATGGAACCTCTTACTGCACAAACAGATGTTAAGTTCTAACATATGTAGGCAATGGGAATGTGAAAAATCTTACTTCTTTTCctctaatattataatatttaatctatGCCTAAGAAGCGGATACTTCAGATTTGGAATGCAAGACTTCAACAAACTACTTCAATAATTGGAAAAGAATGACAGTTGGCTGTGTGAATTTAGATTTATCCTAGGGTAGAGTCATGCATCCtaatattaagattaaaaaTGGTCTTCCATAGAAAATTAAACTTGGCTACAACATTCAATATACTAAGGGCTTG
The sequence above is a segment of the Gossypium raimondii isolate GPD5lz chromosome 4, ASM2569854v1, whole genome shotgun sequence genome. Coding sequences within it:
- the LOC105780553 gene encoding protein LONGIFOLIA 1 — protein: MSSKFMYSLSDKNPDLQKQIGCMNGLFQLFDCHHFYGNRRIAGPNRKRLPSGQNGKHGTEAKIGSDKIKGNNLKKTVKEKQRYSFESPRTSLSSSSCSSSFSPADCSKESLVDRSSSSQIAFHETPRKEISSHRSNASLQSSQNSLNLRDVVKDSIYREACGLSIKTATKLEAGQHQTLKHIDSPRPLQSPKPSKTRNTSLNESSHALLKLKGTPKMYNECEDGSLTFARQDAPRLSYDGRGAKDAHKIKPKDLPRLSLDSRESSIKGSVDCMNSDFLLGEINRSRMKSNDIRNQEQEPGSYKGPSSVVAKLMGVEALLNPMLTNGNRSRDIKTCQDLKSNPASPSSRINEKKKSLISGCSRNSGKEPRSPRNRMTNVESKKPVATRCPIESAPWRQLDGNKGALKSQETPMKAPNSFLTVYGEIEKSLAALEFMKSGKDTRALKQTPKQMQMSKQMSDTRKEEQASSLISHTSSILGHSSEAPNLRKLHSKNAVSATIKETSSPTCLKLPIKIIKEEKVMENGGNSTSTVVATGSLRRLRTSSHANTRSEKADKQSYKDSIPKPKTPKDPSSRLHSRDKNTARTLRDNQISKEPSPTAQENTNIAVSSETTCLKLHQKKLEMEKQSRRTGPASDQRKSRRQSSSLQAESGLPHRKPRHRSHNLRQSDDQLSDISSDMRDLNHQGDDRSMQSESNMSMTSYGDTEVTSAQSYGKIEGTFSQEQEKKQKNPAARLIEGDPKAEPPRTAPEQPSPVSVLDAAFYGDESPSPVKKTSKAFEGDEGLTPNDADWSSIGLNHLPTCRETSPRFKTDSRKAENIQHLVQKFMNLDSIDECAITNEIIPNPDHEYIAEVMLASGLLSKLDSSFMACQLHPSGHLINPNLFPALEQIRASIWLLNRKHNSRKVSQLDPIEKNHRLLIFDAINEILIIKSVKKGSYKQWILPSTVEDTRQKRQQVVRDLCSDIDKMQTTSNIEDKNLNSIVCGDLMLGSMDWTEFKSEFPWIALDVERLIFKDLICEVISSEVTNLQQQHRGHCRRLFLK